One Amaranthus tricolor cultivar Red isolate AtriRed21 chromosome 1, ASM2621246v1, whole genome shotgun sequence DNA window includes the following coding sequences:
- the LOC130807142 gene encoding beta-glucosidase-like SFR2, chloroplastic: protein MSTQNSFFVEHIFFFVKSKSLHHEEVQFFFGLATAPAHVEDRLDDAWLQFVKEKPCEESTSTEQQPTDGLLASVAGDGGVQPVLSSEVKERPKKKKNLKVAMEAMIRGFENFIEEPDEHQSLTSELTHNVAVCLIQGSLSYY from the exons ATGAGCACTCAAAACTCCTTTTTTGTGgaacatattttcttttttgtaaaatCAAAATCTTTACACC ATGAGGAAGTTCAGTTCTTCTTTGGATTGGCAACAGCACCAGCTCACGTGGAAGATAGGCTTGATGATGCTTGGCTTCAATTTGTCAAAGAAAAGCCTTGTGAAGAATCCACATCTACTGAGCAGCAACCAACTGATGGTCTTTTAGCTTCAGTTGCTGGAGATGGTGGCGTTCAACCAGTTTTATCTTCAGAAGTTAAAGAAAGGcctaagaaaaagaaaaatctcAAGGTAGCTATGGAAGCAATGATAAGAGGATTTGAGAATTTCATTGAAGAACCAGATGAACATCAATCTTTGACTAGTGAGTTAACCCATAATGTGGCTGTTTGTTTAATTCAAGGTTCCTTATCTTATTATTGA